A window from Pseudobutyrivibrio ruminis HUN009 encodes these proteins:
- a CDS encoding methyl-accepting chemotaxis protein — protein MEKSKKEGLNLHSIYVKILALIIISVVAFFVLNIAYIIPRAKATIQKVNENNMQDLATLCSEIVEQEIAAKGLEGVDYEVLKPIFEGRGLNGIDSSSIYVVDQDGIFLYHKKEDKIGTEVFNEDVKNILAQIPTGSYVPSGIIHYVDENGVAKYSSYQVIESAGWVTVCVANESEIMAEINQIRNLGILLSCIVGVIVLVIGIISAKGITGPIKIITNVIGNVSKLDFSANDELEKIEHKKDETGIMARAVGDMEESLRSIVERIANTSVDLEGHALRLKDITAEIDSANADNSATSEELAASMQETSATTDVISERTVAIKENADAIADEVKVGADNAVQTRKKASAVYDETVAAKEKTERIYEEINAQGQEALEKSKAVEKVNSLAAAIQDIASQTNLLALNASIEAARAGEAGKGFAVVATEIGGLATQSSDTVAGIMEIVSEVQNSVDLMNECLTRTLAYIENDVAKDYDSFLKMADNYKLDAENFSDVLGEISDKIGELQESTTAISISVDEISKTVGEAAEAVTTVAEKATDVAMLSDGVVKVVGETEENSNELRDIKDSFTI, from the coding sequence ATGGAAAAGTCTAAAAAGGAAGGACTTAATCTTCATTCAATTTATGTGAAGATACTTGCACTGATAATAATCAGTGTTGTTGCATTCTTTGTGCTTAACATTGCTTATATTATTCCTAGAGCAAAGGCTACTATCCAGAAAGTAAACGAAAACAATATGCAGGATTTAGCTACTCTATGTTCTGAAATCGTTGAGCAGGAAATTGCAGCAAAAGGACTTGAGGGAGTAGACTATGAAGTACTTAAACCTATTTTTGAGGGAAGAGGTTTAAATGGTATAGATTCGAGCTCGATTTATGTCGTAGATCAGGATGGCATTTTCTTATATCACAAGAAAGAAGATAAAATCGGTACAGAGGTATTTAATGAGGATGTGAAAAATATACTGGCACAAATACCAACCGGTTCCTATGTCCCAAGTGGTATTATTCATTATGTAGATGAGAATGGCGTTGCTAAATATAGTTCATATCAGGTTATAGAGTCAGCAGGTTGGGTTACAGTTTGTGTGGCAAATGAATCTGAGATTATGGCGGAGATTAACCAGATTAGAAATCTTGGAATTCTTTTGTCATGTATAGTCGGTGTTATCGTACTCGTTATTGGTATCATTTCAGCTAAAGGAATTACTGGTCCAATTAAAATTATTACAAACGTAATTGGTAATGTATCAAAACTTGATTTTTCTGCAAATGATGAATTGGAAAAAATTGAGCATAAAAAAGATGAGACTGGAATTATGGCTAGAGCAGTAGGCGATATGGAAGAGAGTCTTCGAAGCATTGTGGAACGTATTGCAAATACTTCTGTTGATTTGGAAGGACATGCTCTTAGACTTAAAGACATCACTGCAGAAATTGATTCTGCCAATGCAGACAATTCAGCTACATCTGAGGAGCTTGCTGCGAGCATGCAGGAAACAAGTGCTACTACAGATGTAATTAGTGAAAGAACAGTTGCAATCAAAGAGAATGCTGATGCTATCGCAGATGAAGTTAAGGTTGGCGCAGACAATGCTGTACAAACTCGCAAGAAAGCCAGCGCAGTTTATGATGAGACAGTAGCAGCTAAGGAAAAGACGGAAAGAATTTACGAAGAGATTAATGCACAGGGACAGGAAGCTCTTGAGAAATCAAAGGCTGTTGAAAAGGTTAATTCTCTTGCTGCTGCAATTCAAGATATTGCAAGCCAGACAAATCTCCTTGCATTAAATGCATCAATAGAAGCAGCTCGTGCAGGCGAGGCAGGTAAGGGCTTTGCTGTTGTAGCTACTGAGATTGGAGGCCTTGCAACTCAGTCTAGCGATACAGTTGCAGGTATTATGGAAATTGTTTCAGAGGTACAGAATTCAGTAGACTTGATGAATGAGTGCCTAACACGAACACTTGCATATATCGAGAACGATGTAGCAAAAGATTACGATAGCTTCCTTAAGATGGCAGATAACTATAAGCTTGATGCAGAGAATTTCTCTGATGTATTAGGAGAGATATCTGATAAGATTGGAGAACTTCAGGAGTCTACAACAGCAATTTCTATTTCAGTTGATGAGATTTCTAAGACTGTAGGTGAGGCAGCAGAGGCTGTTACAACAGTGGCAGAAAAAGCTACAGATGTGGCAATGCTTTCTGACGGTGTGGTAAAGGTCGTTGGAGAGACAGAAGAGAATTCTAATGAGCTTAGA
- a CDS encoding DUF4179 domain-containing protein — translation MRSRDLYLSMVGIDDTVLAKAYRYSDGKKVVKFHRRLSFVACICFALLATATAAAAIHHFWGRGMSGALKSSDAQQQALTEQGQAIVYPELTDYSSYQVTDQGITIAPDTVVADDKFAYVSFKVSGFSISDKEEPGVDIDYYLGDEKDSESSWVNGSSYFYDGIIIDDNGMGVYEDGTPLEQDGFIGHYLDENGDLEYVIQIQAVDGLNTILGNTLHIEFSSLGIYPGKAEYEAQVKGDWSFELQLPTTSNAQTITVNKDVPESNFTITTIDISPVSITVNYKVNGKVEASEDGTGIPSFTGFVMKDGTRFPYVGNGGSSGFTDETEEYAVCASCFDRVIDISEVQSLLLWPTDCGGVDQVEVEIQ, via the coding sequence ATGAGAAGTAGAGATTTGTATTTAAGTATGGTTGGAATCGACGATACAGTATTAGCAAAAGCATATAGATATTCAGATGGAAAAAAGGTTGTAAAATTTCATAGGAGATTATCATTTGTTGCATGCATCTGTTTTGCATTACTTGCAACAGCCACAGCTGCAGCAGCTATACATCATTTCTGGGGAAGAGGAATGAGTGGTGCGCTAAAATCATCTGATGCGCAGCAACAGGCTTTAACTGAGCAGGGCCAGGCTATCGTATATCCTGAGCTTACTGATTATTCTTCATACCAAGTGACAGATCAGGGAATCACTATAGCTCCTGACACAGTAGTTGCAGATGATAAATTTGCTTATGTTTCATTTAAAGTTTCAGGATTTAGCATTTCTGATAAAGAAGAGCCAGGAGTGGATATAGATTATTATTTAGGTGATGAGAAAGATTCAGAGTCTTCATGGGTAAATGGAAGTAGCTACTTCTATGATGGAATTATAATTGATGACAATGGCATGGGCGTTTATGAGGATGGAACACCACTTGAACAGGATGGCTTCATTGGCCATTACCTTGATGAGAATGGAGATTTGGAATATGTAATCCAAATTCAGGCTGTTGATGGATTAAATACAATCCTTGGAAACACTCTTCATATTGAGTTTTCATCACTGGGAATATATCCTGGTAAGGCCGAGTATGAGGCGCAAGTAAAAGGTGATTGGAGCTTTGAATTACAGCTTCCAACAACTAGCAACGCTCAGACTATAACAGTGAATAAAGATGTACCTGAGAGCAATTTTACAATCACAACTATTGACATATCACCTGTTTCAATAACAGTGAACTATAAGGTGAATGGAAAAGTAGAGGCATCTGAGGATGGCACAGGAATACCTTCGTTTACAGGATTTGTTATGAAAGATGGCACTCGATTTCCTTATGTTGGAAACGGAGGTTCCAGCGGATTTACGGATGAAACCGAAGAGTATGCAGTGTGTGCAAGCTGCTTTGATAGAGTTATTGATATTTCAGAAGTACAATCATTGCTATTATGGCCAACTGACTGCGGTGGAGTGGATCAAGTAGAAGTGGAAATACAGTAA
- a CDS encoding RNA polymerase sigma factor, whose product MRDEEIIELYFNRNERAIEETDVKYGNYLASIAGNILKCPEDVEETLDDTYMKAWKRIPPTRPQIFRIFLGKITRNIAFNKYENMTAKKRGGGEIAEVLDELEECIPDSSDVEGSILGAELSRIIRDFVNGLPEREAYIFSCRYFYTEDISTIAKKFGMTQNNVSVTLSRLRGKLQRTLVREGYLAS is encoded by the coding sequence ATGAGAGACGAGGAGATAATAGAGTTATATTTCAATCGTAATGAACGTGCAATTGAAGAGACAGATGTTAAGTATGGCAATTATCTGGCATCTATAGCAGGAAATATTTTGAAGTGTCCAGAGGACGTAGAAGAAACACTAGATGATACATACATGAAGGCTTGGAAAAGAATTCCTCCAACAAGACCTCAGATATTTAGAATTTTCTTGGGAAAGATTACTCGTAACATTGCATTTAATAAATACGAGAATATGACAGCGAAAAAAAGAGGCGGTGGAGAAATAGCTGAAGTACTTGATGAGCTTGAGGAATGTATACCAGATTCAAGTGATGTAGAAGGCTCAATTTTAGGGGCAGAACTATCGCGAATCATCAGGGATTTTGTAAATGGTTTGCCTGAAAGGGAAGCATATATTTTCTCATGTAGATATTTTTACACCGAGGATATCAGTACAATTGCTAAAAAGTTTGGAATGACTCAGAACAACGTATCAGTGACTCTTAGCAGATTAAGAGGAAAGCTACAGAGAACATTAGTAAGGGAGGGATATTTAGCATCATGA
- a CDS encoding GAF domain-containing protein: MTDYNLLADQIKSLAEDEPNFIPVLSNASAILYDAMPDLNWAGFYLMNKGSLLLGPFQGKVACIRIALGKGVCGTAAGNDETLVVPNVHEFPGHIACDSASNSEIVVPIHKDGKVVGVLDIDSPKLNRFSEDDKLGLEKFVKALEEVITFE, from the coding sequence ATGACAGATTATAATTTACTAGCAGACCAGATTAAATCACTAGCTGAGGATGAGCCAAATTTCATCCCAGTTCTTTCAAATGCATCGGCAATTTTGTACGATGCAATGCCAGATTTAAACTGGGCAGGATTTTACTTGATGAATAAAGGATCTCTTTTATTGGGACCATTTCAAGGCAAGGTTGCATGCATCAGAATAGCTCTTGGTAAAGGTGTGTGTGGCACTGCAGCAGGAAATGATGAGACACTTGTTGTACCAAATGTGCATGAATTTCCAGGGCATATAGCCTGCGATAGCGCATCCAACTCAGAGATTGTTGTTCCTATTCACAAGGATGGCAAAGTAGTGGGGGTGCTTGATATTGATAGTCCAAAACTTAATAGATTTTCAGAGGATGATAAGCTTGGATTAGAAAAGTTTGTAAAAGCTTTAGAAGAAGTAATTACCTTTGAATAA
- a CDS encoding YbjQ family protein, with the protein MKLVSIETIPGQEFEVIGVVKGTIVQSKNFGKDFMAGMKTLVGGEIKGYTDMIVEARQIATKRMVDEAEQLGADAIVGVRYASSSVMQGAAEVLAYGTAVKFL; encoded by the coding sequence ATGAAGCTCGTAAGTATTGAAACAATTCCAGGACAGGAGTTTGAGGTGATTGGAGTAGTAAAAGGAACTATCGTACAGTCTAAAAACTTTGGTAAGGATTTCATGGCTGGTATGAAGACACTTGTTGGTGGTGAGATTAAAGGCTATACAGATATGATTGTTGAAGCCAGACAGATTGCTACAAAGAGAATGGTGGATGAGGCTGAGCAGCTTGGGGCAGATGCTATTGTAGGAGTGAGATATGCTTCGTCATCTGTTATGCAGGGAGCAGCAGAGGTGCTTGCCTATGGAACTGCTGTAAAGTTCTTATAA
- a CDS encoding MerR family transcriptional regulator: MKINQVEELVGITKKNIRFYEDQGLICPERNRDNGYREYSLKDVGLLNKIKLLRSLDVPIEDIRKLETGQVSMTDCLDSHISLFTHRQKELDIMKEMCKKIIEANVQFDNLQADSYLEDMRRLEKGGVKFMDVNKTDIKKTKRGPIIAATVSIIFFVAMIAFIGWAEITDPETPIGFVIAIIVLFGAMIVGTLLALKERLKEIEGGEINEARKY; the protein is encoded by the coding sequence ATGAAGATTAATCAAGTAGAAGAACTAGTTGGAATTACAAAAAAGAATATTCGCTTTTATGAAGACCAGGGATTGATATGCCCAGAGAGAAATAGGGACAATGGATATAGAGAGTATTCCTTGAAGGATGTGGGACTTCTAAACAAGATTAAGCTCCTTAGAAGCCTGGATGTTCCAATTGAGGATATTCGCAAATTGGAAACAGGACAGGTATCTATGACAGATTGTTTGGATAGCCACATATCTCTTTTTACGCATCGTCAGAAAGAGCTGGATATCATGAAAGAGATGTGTAAAAAAATCATAGAAGCCAATGTTCAGTTTGATAATCTACAGGCTGATTCTTATCTCGAGGATATGAGGAGACTTGAGAAAGGGGGCGTTAAGTTTATGGATGTTAATAAAACTGATATTAAGAAAACAAAGCGAGGTCCAATTATAGCAGCCACAGTAAGTATTATATTTTTCGTTGCTATGATTGCTTTTATTGGATGGGCTGAAATTACAGATCCTGAGACACCAATTGGATTTGTAATTGCTATTATAGTGTTATTTGGAGCAATGATTGTGGGAACACTTCTTGCTTTAAAAGAAAGATTAAAGGAAATAGAAGGAGGAGAAATAAATGAAGCTCGTAAGTATTGA
- a CDS encoding alpha/beta fold hydrolase, whose translation MVEKVYSTRCGNIHYWINTNGECQDKQLVFLPGLTADHRLFDMQIECFEGKYPVFVWDAPAHATSYPFDMDFSLADKATWLNEILVENGFDKPVIIGQSMGGYLGQMFMQLFPNKAVGFVSIDSAPLQKQYYTGIELWLLHRMTPVYRYYPWKTLLRQGTKGVATSEYGRALMKEFMMTYDGDQERYSRLAGGGYRILVEAVEEELPYEIACPAMLICGTKDMAGSTKRYNRAWHARTGLPLHWIEGAGHNANTDKPDEINRLIEEFLETA comes from the coding sequence ATGGTCGAAAAGGTTTATAGTACCAGATGCGGGAATATTCATTATTGGATAAATACTAATGGTGAGTGTCAGGATAAACAGCTAGTGTTTTTACCTGGGTTAACTGCAGATCACAGATTATTTGATATGCAGATTGAGTGTTTTGAAGGGAAGTATCCTGTGTTTGTATGGGATGCACCAGCTCATGCCACTTCATATCCATTTGATATGGATTTTTCCTTGGCGGATAAGGCTACTTGGTTAAATGAAATCCTTGTGGAAAATGGTTTCGATAAGCCTGTTATCATAGGGCAGTCTATGGGTGGATATTTGGGTCAGATGTTTATGCAGCTTTTTCCTAATAAAGCGGTCGGGTTTGTATCCATTGATTCCGCTCCATTGCAAAAGCAGTATTATACAGGAATTGAATTGTGGTTACTTCATAGAATGACTCCGGTGTATCGCTATTATCCCTGGAAAACTCTTTTACGGCAGGGAACAAAAGGGGTGGCAACCTCTGAATATGGACGTGCCTTAATGAAGGAGTTTATGATGACCTATGACGGTGACCAGGAAAGATACTCACGTCTTGCAGGCGGTGGCTATAGGATTTTGGTAGAGGCTGTGGAGGAAGAGCTTCCTTATGAGATTGCTTGCCCTGCCATGCTTATATGTGGCACAAAGGATATGGCAGGCTCTACTAAAAGGTACAATAGAGCTTGGCATGCTCGCACCGGATTGCCACTTCATTGGATTGAAGGGGCGGGACATAACGCAAATACGGATAAGCCCGACGAAATTAACAGGCTAATAGAAGAGTTTTTGGAGACAGCATGA
- a CDS encoding YhfC family intramembrane metalloprotease, with the protein METVQVASMIGMCFTLLISFGLPIGLLLYAMNKLKAKMISFWIGAATFVVFALVLEQLLHVGMINQFGEALTGNILIKAIYGGLAAGIFEEVGRFVSMKLFMKRLLNKENAFMYGVGHGGIEAMIIVGLTTVSNLISAYMINTGLMEKSLELLDSDIKQQTIDQLSLLWTTSPVDFYMAGVERVVAITLHLSLSYIVYRAVKDGKIQLLFLSIALHAFADFVTVLVAGYAPVIVVEIVLIVIVSIIAVFVYKKFSAEQTIALGE; encoded by the coding sequence ATGGAAACAGTACAGGTAGCATCAATGATAGGAATGTGTTTTACACTATTAATTTCATTTGGTTTGCCAATAGGATTATTGTTATATGCAATGAACAAGCTAAAAGCAAAAATGATTAGCTTTTGGATAGGGGCTGCTACATTTGTAGTATTTGCTCTTGTATTAGAGCAGTTGTTGCATGTTGGAATGATTAACCAGTTCGGTGAAGCACTTACTGGAAACATCCTTATAAAAGCAATTTATGGTGGTCTAGCAGCAGGAATCTTTGAAGAGGTTGGTCGTTTTGTTTCAATGAAATTGTTTATGAAGCGACTCCTTAATAAAGAAAATGCATTTATGTACGGTGTTGGTCATGGTGGAATAGAGGCAATGATTATAGTAGGACTGACTACTGTATCAAATCTGATTAGTGCTTATATGATTAATACTGGTTTGATGGAGAAGTCATTGGAGTTATTAGACAGCGATATCAAACAGCAGACTATTGATCAGCTTTCATTATTGTGGACTACTAGCCCAGTGGATTTTTATATGGCAGGGGTAGAGAGAGTTGTTGCCATTACATTACATCTGTCACTTTCCTATATTGTTTATAGGGCAGTCAAAGATGGAAAGATTCAGCTACTTTTCTTATCAATTGCATTACATGCCTTTGCAGATTTTGTAACTGTTTTGGTGGCAGGATATGCACCGGTTATAGTAGTGGAAATCGTATTGATTGTAATAGTTTCCATTATTGCAGTATTTGTTTATAAGAAATTTTCTGCTGAGCAGACAATTGCCTTAGGAGAATAG
- a CDS encoding flavodoxin family protein, with the protein MVAVRYYSKSGNTKLLAEAIGKGAGVIPISVDEDSAKITEDLDVLFIGGALYAYGLDKVMNEYLAGIDGSKVKKAVVFSTSWISKHSIDLIKKALVAKGIEVADETCYVRNKPNDKQLAEAEAFAKKFI; encoded by the coding sequence ATGGTAGCAGTTAGATATTATTCAAAATCAGGAAATACAAAGCTTCTTGCGGAGGCAATTGGAAAAGGTGCTGGTGTTATTCCTATTTCTGTTGATGAGGATAGCGCAAAGATTACAGAAGACCTTGATGTTTTATTTATTGGCGGTGCTTTGTATGCCTATGGCCTTGATAAAGTGATGAATGAATATTTAGCAGGCATTGATGGAAGTAAGGTTAAGAAGGCAGTAGTATTTTCAACTTCGTGGATTTCAAAGCACTCTATTGATTTAATTAAGAAAGCTTTAGTTGCAAAGGGAATAGAAGTTGCTGATGAGACTTGCTATGTTAGAAATAAGCCAAATGATAAGCAGCTTGCAGAGGCAGAAGCATTTGCTAAGAAGTTTATATAA
- the carB gene encoding carbamoyl-phosphate synthase large subunit, whose amino-acid sequence MPKRSDIKKVMVIGSGPIVIGQAAEFDYAGTQACRSLKEEGIEVCLVNSNPATIMTDKEIADQVYIEPLTVDVLKQIIIKEKPDSLLPTLGGQAGLNLGMELAESGFLEEQGVKLIGTTAETIFRAEDRQAFKDTMEKLGEPVAASLVVNTVEDGIKFTNTIGYPVVLRPAYTLGGSGGGIANNQQELVEILTNGLRLSRVHEVLVERCIAGWKEIEYEVMRDANGNCITVCNMENIDPVGVHTGDSIVVAPSQTLGDKEYQMLRTSALRIIDELGITGGCNVQYALHPESFEYCVIEVNPRVSRSSALASKATGYPIAKVAAKIALGYTLDEIPNAITKKTYASFEPMLDYCVVKIPRLPFDKFITATRKLTTQMKATGEVMSICNNFEGALMKAIRSLEQHVDSLLSYDFCDMTDEELNEALKVVDDRRIYCIAEALRRGASYETIHNITKIDMWFIDKIKILVEMELRLQQEELTVDLLKEAKRIEFPDSVIAHLNGKMTEDQVRQMRYDNGIVAAYKMVDTCAAEFDAMTPYYYSVYGSENEAVETKDRKKVLVLGSGPIRIGQGVEFDYCSVHATWAFAKEGWETVIVNNNPETVSTDFDIADKLYFEPLTNEDVESIVNLEKPDGAIVQFGGQTAIKLTEHLMKIGVPILGTKAEDVDAAEDRELFDEILEQTQIPRAAGGTVFTAEEAKEVANRLGYPVLVRPSYVLGGQGMQIAFNDEEIEKFMDIINQIAQDHPILVDKYLQGKEIEVDAICDGENILIPGIMEHIERTGIHSGDSISVYPAHTISQDIKDKIVDYTERLAKALHVLGMINIQFIAMDGEVYVIEVNPRSSRTVPYISKVTGIPIVDLAAKAILGHKITDMGYKPGLQPVADYIAIKMPVFSFEKLRGAEISLGPEMKSTGECLGIAKTFEEALYKAFLGAGVVLPKHKQMIITVKDADKPEALEVAKRFEKLGYKIYATRSTAKYLQDGGVDALQVNKISQESPNVMDLILGHKIDLVIDTPTQGHGDKTRDGFLIRRNSIETGVNCITAIDTAVALATSLESAPTEYTLVDVAKI is encoded by the coding sequence ATGCCAAAGAGAAGTGACATTAAGAAAGTAATGGTGATTGGCTCAGGTCCTATCGTCATCGGACAGGCGGCAGAGTTCGATTATGCTGGAACACAGGCATGTCGTTCACTTAAGGAAGAGGGCATCGAGGTTTGCCTTGTTAACTCCAACCCTGCCACAATCATGACTGATAAGGAAATAGCTGATCAGGTTTACATAGAGCCTCTTACAGTAGATGTTTTAAAGCAGATTATTATTAAGGAAAAGCCAGATTCACTTCTTCCAACACTTGGTGGACAGGCTGGACTTAACCTTGGTATGGAGCTTGCAGAGTCAGGATTTCTTGAGGAGCAAGGTGTAAAGCTTATCGGTACAACTGCTGAAACAATTTTCAGAGCTGAGGACAGACAGGCATTCAAGGATACAATGGAAAAGCTTGGTGAGCCTGTTGCAGCATCCCTTGTTGTAAACACAGTTGAGGACGGTATTAAGTTTACTAACACAATCGGATATCCAGTAGTTTTAAGACCTGCTTATACACTTGGTGGTTCAGGCGGTGGTATTGCAAACAACCAGCAGGAGCTTGTAGAAATCCTTACAAATGGACTTAGACTTTCTCGTGTACATGAAGTGCTTGTTGAGCGTTGCATCGCCGGTTGGAAGGAAATCGAGTACGAGGTAATGCGTGATGCCAATGGCAACTGCATCACAGTATGTAACATGGAAAACATCGACCCAGTTGGTGTACATACAGGTGACTCAATTGTAGTTGCTCCTTCACAGACACTTGGTGACAAGGAATATCAGATGCTTCGTACATCTGCACTTCGTATTATAGATGAGCTTGGAATCACAGGTGGATGTAACGTACAGTATGCACTTCACCCAGAAAGCTTTGAGTACTGCGTAATCGAGGTAAATCCACGTGTATCTCGTTCTTCAGCTCTTGCATCAAAAGCTACAGGATACCCAATCGCAAAGGTAGCAGCAAAGATCGCACTTGGTTATACACTTGACGAGATTCCAAACGCAATCACAAAGAAGACTTACGCATCATTTGAGCCAATGCTTGATTATTGCGTAGTAAAGATTCCAAGACTTCCATTTGATAAGTTCATTACAGCTACTAGAAAGCTTACAACTCAGATGAAGGCTACTGGCGAAGTAATGTCTATCTGCAACAACTTTGAAGGTGCCCTTATGAAGGCAATCCGCTCACTTGAGCAGCATGTAGATTCCCTTCTCAGCTACGATTTCTGCGATATGACAGATGAGGAACTTAACGAAGCACTTAAGGTTGTTGATGATAGAAGAATTTACTGTATCGCTGAAGCCCTTAGACGAGGAGCATCATACGAGACTATTCACAATATCACAAAGATTGATATGTGGTTCATTGATAAAATTAAGATTCTTGTTGAAATGGAGCTTAGACTTCAGCAGGAAGAGCTTACAGTTGACCTTCTAAAGGAGGCAAAGAGAATCGAGTTCCCAGATAGCGTAATTGCACATTTAAATGGCAAGATGACTGAGGACCAGGTTCGTCAGATGCGTTATGACAACGGCATAGTAGCTGCATACAAGATGGTTGATACATGTGCAGCGGAGTTTGATGCCATGACACCTTACTACTACAGTGTTTACGGAAGCGAAAACGAAGCTGTAGAGACAAAGGACAGAAAGAAGGTACTTGTACTTGGTTCTGGTCCTATCAGAATCGGTCAGGGTGTTGAGTTTGATTACTGTTCAGTTCATGCTACATGGGCGTTTGCAAAGGAAGGCTGGGAGACAGTTATCGTAAACAACAACCCAGAAACAGTATCAACAGACTTTGATATAGCAGATAAGCTTTACTTCGAACCTCTTACAAACGAGGATGTAGAGTCAATTGTAAATCTTGAAAAGCCAGATGGAGCAATCGTTCAGTTCGGTGGCCAGACAGCTATCAAGCTTACAGAGCACCTTATGAAAATCGGTGTGCCTATCCTCGGTACAAAGGCAGAGGATGTTGATGCAGCAGAGGATAGAGAGCTCTTCGATGAAATCCTTGAGCAGACACAGATTCCAAGGGCTGCCGGTGGCACAGTATTTACAGCAGAGGAAGCAAAGGAAGTTGCTAATCGACTTGGTTATCCAGTGCTTGTTCGTCCTTCATATGTACTTGGTGGACAGGGAATGCAGATTGCTTTCAATGATGAAGAAATCGAAAAGTTCATGGACATCATCAATCAAATTGCTCAGGATCATCCAATCCTTGTAGATAAGTACTTACAGGGCAAGGAGATTGAGGTTGATGCCATCTGCGACGGTGAGAATATTCTCATTCCTGGTATCATGGAGCATATCGAGCGTACTGGTATCCACTCAGGTGATAGTATTTCGGTATATCCTGCTCACACAATCAGCCAGGATATTAAGGACAAGATTGTAGATTATACAGAGCGACTTGCAAAGGCTCTTCACGTACTTGGAATGATAAATATCCAGTTCATCGCCATGGACGGAGAGGTATATGTAATTGAGGTAAACCCACGAAGCTCACGTACAGTTCCATACATCAGTAAGGTAACAGGTATTCCAATTGTTGACCTAGCAGCAAAGGCAATTCTTGGTCACAAAATTACAGATATGGGATACAAACCAGGTCTTCAGCCAGTAGCTGACTACATTGCAATTAAGATGCCAGTGTTCTCATTCGAGAAGTTACGAGGAGCTGAGATTAGCCTTGGACCTGAGATGAAATCTACTGGTGAGTGTCTTGGTATTGCAAAGACATTCGAAGAAGCTCTTTACAAGGCCTTCCTTGGTGCAGGGGTTGTACTTCCTAAGCATAAGCAGATGATTATCACTGTAAAGGATGCTGATAAGCCAGAGGCCCTTGAGGTTGCAAAGAGATTTGAAAAGCTTGGCTACAAGATTTACGCAACACGCTCAACTGCAAAGTATTTGCAGGACGGTGGTGTAGATGCACTTCAGGTTAACAAGATTTCACAGGAATCTCCAAACGTTATGGACCTTATCCTTGGTCACAAGATTGACCTTGTTATCGATACACCTACACAGGGACACGGCGATAAGACAAGAGATGGATTCCTAATTCGTCGAAACTCTATCGAGACTGGTGTAAACTGTATCACAGCAATCGATACTGCAGTAGCACTTGCTACATCACTTGAATCAGCTCCTACGGAATACACTCTTGTGGATGTGGCTAAGATATAA